Proteins found in one Sporosarcina sp. FSL K6-3457 genomic segment:
- a CDS encoding methyl-accepting chemotaxis protein has translation MFTSKKKNNQDDSLRLEIERLKTAYSDKEVQDRGRLTELKSELNAAVNQHEKVNAQHNVLGEAVSQIEVKFAKVGDLSERTSGKSQELYEKGRSLEEKSHSMVTEASEGTKEVNATAEVIKDLGVQIQASEKNMTNLSARSVEIQSIVGVIEGIAAQTNLLALNASIEAARAGESGKGFAVVAQEVRKLAESTSDSTANIQTLTSSLRDEIEQALAATRKSAELVEKGVAVSFETAAKIESILGTIEHSQGDIGAIQGMIEEQKRLSEEVKSELLGAKTLFAQAHDLIVEHIEDAKEVDERLENGIRQLTF, from the coding sequence GTGTTTACAAGTAAAAAAAAGAATAATCAGGACGATAGTCTACGATTAGAAATCGAACGCCTAAAAACGGCGTATTCAGATAAAGAAGTACAAGATCGAGGTCGCTTAACAGAATTAAAAAGTGAACTAAATGCGGCTGTTAATCAGCATGAAAAGGTTAATGCACAGCATAATGTATTAGGTGAAGCAGTTAGCCAAATCGAAGTGAAGTTTGCAAAAGTTGGGGATTTGAGTGAAAGAACTTCAGGTAAATCGCAGGAATTGTATGAAAAAGGTCGTTCACTTGAAGAGAAGTCACATAGTATGGTGACTGAAGCATCTGAAGGGACGAAAGAAGTCAATGCGACAGCTGAAGTCATTAAGGATTTAGGTGTACAAATTCAAGCGTCTGAAAAAAATATGACGAACTTAAGTGCTCGATCCGTTGAGATACAGTCAATTGTTGGGGTGATTGAAGGGATTGCGGCACAGACAAACTTGCTAGCGCTAAATGCATCAATCGAGGCGGCACGTGCAGGAGAGTCAGGGAAAGGATTTGCAGTTGTCGCACAAGAAGTACGTAAGCTTGCAGAAAGTACTTCCGATAGTACGGCGAATATCCAAACATTAACTTCTTCCTTGCGTGATGAAATTGAGCAGGCACTTGCTGCAACTCGAAAAAGTGCTGAGCTTGTTGAAAAAGGTGTAGCAGTCAGTTTTGAAACAGCTGCTAAAATCGAAAGTATCTTAGGGACGATCGAACATAGTCAGGGAGATATCGGTGCAATCCAAGGGATGATTGAAGAACAGAAGCGATTATCTGAAGAAGTAAAGAGCGAATTATTGGGTGCGAAAACACTATTTGCACAGGCCCATGATTTGATTGTCGAGCATATTGAAGATGCTAAAGAAGTAGACGAGCGTCTTGAAAATGGAATTCGTCAATTGACGTTTTAA
- a CDS encoding RluA family pseudouridine synthase → MALFHYKTEQDDLTVEQLLKEQWQGGKKTVHLMRMAKSVLDSTGNPVDDWRAPLPKGTELVFTFPDTASTYMSDDKGELTVLFEDEHILAAVKPAGIATHPDGPTDNGTLMNRVMTHIRKNDGDYAEHIHRLDKGTSGVVLIAKHPIAKSLFDRMIEQNNLTRKYVAEVDGYLKRPRGTIKLPIGRDRHHPAKRLVSMSGQAAVTHFKVIERKENTTLVEAQLETGRTHQIRVHLSHLGNPVTGDTLYDGSETADGHYRLTATTLSFIHPFTEQQTTIEMK, encoded by the coding sequence ATGGCTTTATTTCATTATAAAACTGAGCAAGACGATCTAACCGTTGAACAATTACTCAAAGAACAATGGCAAGGCGGTAAAAAAACGGTCCATTTAATGCGAATGGCCAAAAGTGTGCTCGATTCAACTGGTAATCCTGTAGATGACTGGCGCGCCCCCTTACCTAAAGGAACCGAATTAGTCTTTACATTTCCCGACACTGCTTCTACGTATATGTCAGATGACAAAGGTGAACTGACGGTCCTTTTTGAAGATGAACATATTTTGGCAGCCGTAAAGCCAGCCGGCATAGCTACTCATCCCGATGGACCAACAGATAATGGGACCCTCATGAACCGCGTGATGACACATATTCGAAAAAATGATGGTGATTACGCTGAGCATATTCACCGTCTAGATAAAGGCACTTCGGGTGTTGTACTCATTGCCAAGCATCCAATTGCAAAATCACTGTTCGACCGAATGATTGAACAGAACAACCTGACTAGAAAGTACGTTGCCGAGGTCGATGGCTACTTGAAAAGACCAAGAGGCACGATTAAACTGCCGATTGGTCGAGATCGCCATCATCCCGCCAAACGACTCGTTTCCATGTCTGGGCAAGCTGCTGTCACCCATTTCAAGGTCATTGAACGCAAGGAAAACACGACCCTTGTTGAGGCCCAACTTGAAACGGGACGTACGCATCAAATTCGCGTCCACCTATCCCATCTTGGTAATCCTGTTACAGGCGATACGCTATATGATGGCAGTGAAACCGCAGACGGACATTACCGTTTAACTGCAACAACATTGAGCTTCATTCACCCATTTACAGAACAACAGACGACAATTGAAATGAAGTGA
- a CDS encoding thioredoxin family protein: MKKLLIIGGAIIAVFILIVVLSNQSDKIKLKDNPYDTDKLSKSTIALIGNENYDNIVLPGELNDKITSGEPVTAYYFHPECQYCMAMTPVMMPIAKEMGVDVLQYNMMEFPHPADVQSWPTLVHYKDGEEVGRMVGEQPAENIRAFFTEFEGK, from the coding sequence TTGAAAAAACTATTGATCATTGGCGGTGCTATTATCGCTGTCTTCATTCTCATCGTTGTTTTGTCAAATCAATCGGATAAAATTAAACTAAAGGATAATCCGTACGACACAGACAAACTATCTAAATCGACCATTGCTTTAATTGGCAATGAAAACTACGACAATATCGTTCTACCAGGAGAACTGAATGATAAAATCACTTCAGGCGAACCTGTAACAGCATACTACTTCCACCCAGAATGTCAGTATTGTATGGCAATGACACCTGTCATGATGCCGATTGCTAAAGAGATGGGTGTAGATGTATTGCAATACAATATGATGGAATTCCCTCATCCTGCTGATGTCCAATCTTGGCCTACACTCGTCCACTACAAGGATGGCGAAGAAGTTGGAAGAATGGTCGGTGAACAACCAGCTGAAAACATCCGGGCATTTTTCACTGAATTCGAAGGAAAATAA
- a CDS encoding disulfide oxidoreductase: protein MQKRLENGLIFIWTVSFVATLGSLYFSEVRGYEPCTLCWYQRILMYPIVIISGVALFQKNARIALTTAIFALVGGSISLYHYGIQKLSFLSETAPTCGNVSCTGQYINYLGFITIPFLALVAFTLIFITSLFMMKWQKESK, encoded by the coding sequence ATGCAAAAACGGTTAGAAAACGGACTCATTTTTATTTGGACCGTATCGTTCGTCGCAACGCTAGGTTCACTATACTTTTCAGAAGTACGTGGATACGAGCCCTGTACACTTTGTTGGTACCAACGCATTTTGATGTATCCAATTGTCATTATTTCAGGAGTTGCCCTATTCCAGAAAAATGCACGAATTGCCTTAACGACTGCTATTTTCGCTTTAGTTGGAGGTAGTATTTCGCTCTATCATTATGGCATCCAAAAATTAAGCTTTTTGAGTGAAACTGCACCGACTTGTGGAAATGTCTCTTGTACAGGACAATACATCAATTATCTGGGATTCATCACCATCCCATTCTTGGCACTAGTCGCATTTACACTAATCTTTATCACAAGCCTTTTCATGATGAAATGGCAGAAGGAGTCGAAGTAA
- a CDS encoding GNAT family N-acetyltransferase, whose amino-acid sequence MSEEFDLSSFEVSMVIRQMESADIKRLLAMQELCFPGMDPWEEGQLKSHLAIFPEGQLIAELDGEIIGSCSSLIINFDEYDDRHTWDDVTDEGYITNHNPDGYNMYGIEVMVHPGYRRMKVGQRLYEARKELARELNLKSIILGGRIPNYHKHAAEMSPREYVDSVSRHKIYDPVLTFQLMNDFTLMRVNPNYLPDDKASKKYATLMEWNNVDYKPLTKRHFKTSYPVRICVVQYLMRKISSFEEMAHQCEYFVDVASDANSDFVVFPEIFTTQLMSFLGERSPSQAVRRMTEYTPQYIEMFTNLAVRYNINIIGGSHFVEEENEEIYNISYLFRRDGSIEKQYKIHITPNERKWWGISAGDAVRVFDTDCGKIAIQICYDIEFPELARIATDMGANIIFTPFCTEDRQGYLRVRYCAQARAIENQIYTVISGTVGNLPQTDNMDIQYAQSAIFAPSDFEFARDGIVGETNANLEMVLIGDVDLEILRRQRQDGTVKQLKDRRHDVYHIEYKKG is encoded by the coding sequence GTGAGTGAAGAATTCGATTTGTCATCGTTTGAAGTAAGTATGGTCATTCGTCAGATGGAATCTGCAGATATTAAGCGATTGCTGGCGATGCAGGAACTTTGTTTTCCGGGGATGGATCCATGGGAAGAGGGGCAGTTGAAGAGTCATTTGGCCATCTTTCCAGAGGGGCAACTTATAGCAGAACTAGATGGTGAAATTATTGGTTCCTGTTCAAGTCTCATTATAAACTTTGATGAGTATGATGACCGTCATACATGGGATGATGTCACGGATGAAGGCTATATAACCAATCACAATCCGGATGGTTATAATATGTACGGTATTGAAGTGATGGTCCACCCGGGCTATCGACGCATGAAGGTCGGTCAGCGTCTGTATGAAGCGCGAAAAGAGCTTGCTAGGGAATTGAATTTGAAGTCTATCATCCTTGGTGGGCGGATTCCCAACTACCATAAACATGCTGCGGAGATGTCGCCACGTGAATATGTAGATTCTGTGTCACGCCATAAAATTTATGACCCTGTGCTGACTTTTCAGTTGATGAATGACTTTACGCTAATGCGGGTCAATCCAAACTATTTGCCGGATGATAAAGCATCGAAGAAATATGCGACGCTGATGGAATGGAATAATGTCGATTATAAGCCGCTTACCAAACGTCATTTTAAGACGAGCTATCCGGTACGGATTTGTGTCGTGCAATATTTGATGCGCAAAATTTCATCTTTCGAAGAGATGGCGCACCAGTGTGAATACTTTGTTGATGTTGCTTCAGATGCCAATTCCGACTTTGTCGTGTTTCCGGAAATATTTACAACACAGCTTATGTCCTTTTTGGGTGAACGATCACCGAGTCAGGCAGTACGCAGGATGACGGAGTATACACCGCAATATATTGAAATGTTTACAAATTTAGCGGTACGTTACAACATTAATATTATTGGTGGTTCTCATTTTGTGGAGGAAGAAAATGAGGAAATTTACAATATCTCTTATTTGTTCCGGCGCGATGGTTCGATTGAAAAACAATATAAGATTCACATTACGCCCAATGAACGCAAATGGTGGGGAATTAGTGCGGGAGATGCAGTTCGTGTATTCGACACAGACTGTGGGAAAATCGCTATTCAAATTTGCTATGATATCGAATTTCCAGAGCTGGCACGTATTGCGACAGATATGGGCGCGAATATTATTTTCACGCCATTTTGTACAGAAGACCGCCAAGGCTATTTACGTGTTCGTTATTGTGCACAAGCCCGTGCCATTGAAAATCAAATTTACACGGTTATTTCGGGGACAGTTGGCAACTTGCCGCAGACGGATAATATGGATATCCAATATGCACAGTCTGCGATATTTGCTCCATCTGATTTTGAGTTTGCACGCGATGGCATCGTAGGCGAGACAAACGCCAACTTGGAAATGGTATTGATTGGTGATGTCGATCTTGAAATTTTACGTCGTCAGCGTCAGGATGGGACGGTCAAACAGCTGAAGGATCGTCGTCACGACGTGTACCATATTGAGTATAAGAAGGGTTGA
- the rsgA gene encoding ribosome small subunit-dependent GTPase A, with the protein MNLQDYGWNTSHEARWEEINDNEKMKKCTPGRVTLEHKHMYRVVTANGEWLSVCSGAMQHDALERRDFPAVGDWVAVEKMPGEERGIIHAILPRTSLFSRKAAGTTIVEQIIAVNVDVVFLVMSMNKDFNARRLERYLVAAYDSGANPVVVLTKKDVCEDPASYMEEARNIAFGADVFAVSNVTGEGVDELTALLTDGKTAALLGSSGVGKSSLTNAICGNDMMAVQDIREDDAKGRHTTTHRELIKIPSGGVLIDTPGMREFQLWDNSESLDSGFKDIEAFADACKFNDCQHNNEPGCAIQEALATGTLPEDRYASYLKLQKEIAFLERKMDRAAQSAERNKWKNITKSMRKHPSKKK; encoded by the coding sequence ATTAATTTACAAGATTACGGTTGGAATACATCCCACGAAGCACGATGGGAAGAAATAAATGATAACGAGAAAATGAAGAAGTGCACGCCAGGGCGTGTCACGCTTGAACATAAACATATGTATCGGGTAGTAACTGCTAATGGGGAATGGTTATCTGTCTGTTCTGGCGCTATGCAGCATGACGCTCTAGAACGGCGTGACTTCCCTGCCGTCGGAGATTGGGTTGCAGTTGAAAAGATGCCTGGGGAGGAACGTGGTATCATCCATGCGATTCTGCCAAGAACATCACTTTTTTCAAGAAAAGCAGCAGGCACAACGATTGTCGAACAGATTATCGCCGTTAACGTCGATGTTGTCTTTCTCGTCATGTCGATGAACAAGGATTTCAATGCTAGACGACTTGAACGCTATCTTGTCGCCGCCTATGACTCCGGTGCTAACCCGGTTGTCGTCTTGACGAAAAAAGACGTTTGCGAAGATCCCGCGTCCTATATGGAAGAGGCTCGCAACATTGCATTCGGTGCGGATGTGTTCGCTGTCAGTAATGTGACGGGTGAAGGCGTAGATGAATTGACCGCTTTGTTAACAGATGGGAAAACTGCGGCATTGCTTGGCTCTTCAGGTGTTGGTAAATCGTCTCTGACAAATGCCATTTGCGGCAATGACATGATGGCTGTACAAGATATTCGTGAGGATGATGCCAAAGGGCGGCATACGACAACTCACCGAGAGCTTATTAAAATCCCAAGTGGAGGCGTCCTCATCGATACACCTGGAATGCGGGAATTCCAGCTTTGGGATAATAGTGAAAGCCTAGACTCTGGCTTTAAAGATATCGAAGCATTTGCAGACGCCTGTAAGTTCAATGATTGCCAGCATAATAATGAACCCGGATGTGCTATACAAGAAGCTCTTGCCACTGGTACGTTGCCCGAAGACCGCTATGCGAGCTATTTAAAACTGCAAAAGGAAATAGCCTTCTTGGAGCGTAAAATGGATCGTGCAGCGCAATCTGCAGAGCGCAACAAGTGGAAAAACATTACGAAAAGTATGCGCAAGCATCCTTCGAAGAAGAAGTAA
- a CDS encoding hemolysin family protein, with amino-acid sequence MEIPIRLAAFAVLIALTAFFVASEFAIVKVRTSRIDQLVAEGNRKAVNARKVIGNLDEYLSACQLGITITALGLGMLGEPTVNLMLAPIWESLGLSASTTSIVSYIIAFSIVTFLHVVVGELAPKTIAIQKAEAITLSFSTPLIIFYRMAYPIIRGMNGTAQFLIRLLGFKSMSESEVAHTEEELRLILADSLKSGEINQSEYKYVNKIFEFDDRIAKEIMAPRTEMMSIEKDMTLREVFEVIGVEQYTRYPVTDGDKDHIIGLVNMKNLLTAFIKNPETEHQSVIQYMQPIIHVIETIPIGDLLLKIQRERIHMAILMDEYGGTSGLVTIEDILEEIVGDIRDEFDTDEVPELQKLGEDHYILDAKMLIENVNDILGIDIDEDDIDTIGGWFMTQRFDAIQGEKIIEQGYEFVVKDVDGHHILYLEVFKYVQEQADDTSELSLES; translated from the coding sequence TTGGAAATTCCCATACGATTGGCAGCATTTGCTGTCTTGATCGCCCTCACCGCATTTTTTGTTGCGAGTGAATTTGCAATTGTAAAAGTAAGGACATCACGAATCGATCAGCTTGTTGCGGAAGGAAACCGCAAAGCTGTCAATGCTAGAAAAGTAATCGGTAATTTGGATGAATACTTATCAGCTTGTCAATTAGGGATTACGATTACTGCTCTTGGACTCGGGATGCTCGGTGAACCTACCGTCAATCTCATGTTAGCTCCCATTTGGGAAAGTTTAGGTCTATCCGCTAGTACAACAAGTATCGTATCATACATTATTGCCTTTTCGATTGTCACATTTCTACATGTTGTCGTCGGTGAACTAGCTCCTAAAACAATTGCAATACAAAAAGCAGAGGCCATTACATTGTCCTTTTCAACACCCCTTATTATCTTTTATCGCATGGCATACCCTATTATTAGAGGTATGAATGGAACCGCCCAATTCCTAATTAGACTTTTAGGATTTAAATCCATGTCAGAATCCGAAGTTGCCCATACCGAAGAAGAACTTCGTTTGATTTTAGCGGATAGTTTAAAAAGCGGTGAAATCAACCAATCTGAATATAAATATGTCAATAAAATTTTTGAGTTCGACGACCGAATTGCCAAGGAAATCATGGCACCACGAACAGAAATGATGTCCATCGAAAAAGATATGACATTGCGTGAAGTGTTCGAAGTGATTGGCGTTGAGCAATATACGCGTTATCCTGTAACAGATGGCGATAAAGACCATATTATTGGTCTCGTCAACATGAAAAATCTATTAACGGCGTTCATTAAAAATCCAGAAACCGAGCATCAATCAGTCATTCAATATATGCAGCCTATTATCCATGTAATTGAAACAATACCGATTGGCGACCTTCTACTTAAAATTCAGCGAGAACGAATCCATATGGCCATCCTGATGGATGAATATGGCGGGACTTCGGGTCTTGTGACGATTGAAGATATTCTTGAAGAAATCGTCGGTGATATTCGTGACGAGTTCGATACAGATGAAGTACCTGAACTTCAAAAGCTAGGCGAGGATCATTATATCTTGGATGCCAAAATGCTTATCGAAAATGTCAATGACATTCTCGGCATCGATATTGACGAAGATGATATCGATACCATTGGCGGTTGGTTTATGACCCAACGCTTTGATGCGATTCAAGGTGAAAAAATTATTGAGCAAGGCTATGAGTTCGTCGTAAAAGATGTCGACGGTCATCATATTCTTTACTTGGAAGTATTCAAATATGTACAGGAACAAGCCGATGACACATCAGAATTGTCGCTAGAATCCTAA
- a CDS encoding ABC transporter ATP-binding protein — protein MFSVLFKLKWFFKENRKRYTVALILLMITNVLVVIPPWLIGEAIDSIYMQTLTTKLLAAFIGAMLLIMAVGYAFNFVWQYQLFGGAYVIERQLRGKLMRHFLKMTPTFYEKNKTGDLMARSTNDLRAISETAGFGIMTLVDSTLYLMTLVLTMGFLVSWKLTLVAILPLPILAYIMQVLGKKIHERYMTAQQAFGDLNDNVLEAVAGVRVVRAYVQERATEDEFAKMTEDVFQKNMHVEKIDALFMPISKVLTGLTYMIGLGYGAYLVSIGDMTLGNLVTFNVYLGMIVWPMFAIGELINVMQRGNASLDRVTETLDYEEDVKDPEQPVMVEQPGSVGFRDVFFTYPMSHSVNLDAIKLHLDRGDTLGIVGKTGSGKTTFVKQLLREYPVGEGEIVFSGVPLQSMTKDQVRDWIGYVPQDHVLFSRSVRDNILFGRPEASEADIAETIRLSYFKKDLEMLPDGLDTLVGEKGVALSGGQKQRISIARALVKNPEILILDDSLSAVDAKTEAKIIENIQAERSGKTTIITTHRLSAIQHANWIIVLDDGRVIEEGTHEELLGMNGWYKEQFDRQQIGEVE, from the coding sequence ATGTTTTCGGTGTTATTCAAATTAAAGTGGTTTTTTAAAGAAAATCGTAAGAGGTATACAGTTGCACTCATCTTATTGATGATTACGAATGTATTGGTTGTAATTCCACCTTGGCTCATTGGAGAAGCGATTGACTCTATTTACATGCAGACGTTAACGACGAAGTTATTAGCTGCATTTATTGGCGCCATGCTGCTCATTATGGCTGTTGGCTATGCATTTAATTTCGTTTGGCAATACCAGCTATTTGGCGGTGCTTATGTCATTGAAAGGCAGCTTCGTGGAAAACTAATGCGTCATTTCCTGAAGATGACACCGACGTTTTATGAGAAAAATAAGACGGGCGATTTAATGGCACGTTCAACAAATGATTTGCGTGCCATTTCGGAAACCGCGGGATTTGGTATTATGACGCTCGTTGACTCAACGCTGTATTTGATGACACTCGTCTTGACGATGGGCTTTCTTGTATCGTGGAAGTTAACGTTGGTGGCGATTTTACCGCTACCAATTTTGGCATACATTATGCAAGTGTTGGGGAAGAAGATTCACGAGAGGTATATGACGGCTCAACAAGCATTTGGTGATTTGAACGATAATGTTCTGGAAGCTGTCGCGGGTGTACGGGTCGTTCGTGCATATGTGCAAGAGCGTGCAACTGAGGATGAATTCGCGAAGATGACGGAGGATGTCTTCCAAAAAAATATGCATGTTGAAAAAATTGATGCTTTGTTCATGCCAATTTCGAAGGTGCTAACAGGATTGACGTATATGATTGGACTCGGCTATGGGGCGTATCTCGTATCAATAGGAGATATGACGCTGGGGAATCTTGTAACGTTTAACGTTTATCTTGGTATGATTGTTTGGCCGATGTTTGCGATTGGGGAATTAATCAACGTCATGCAACGCGGCAACGCATCACTCGATCGGGTGACAGAGACGCTTGACTATGAGGAAGATGTCAAAGACCCTGAACAGCCAGTTATGGTGGAACAGCCGGGAAGTGTAGGCTTCCGGGATGTTTTCTTTACTTATCCTATGTCGCATTCGGTCAACCTAGATGCGATTAAACTCCATTTGGATCGTGGCGATACACTTGGGATTGTCGGCAAGACGGGTAGTGGGAAAACAACATTTGTTAAACAGCTATTGCGTGAATATCCAGTTGGAGAAGGGGAAATCGTCTTTTCAGGCGTACCACTTCAATCGATGACAAAGGATCAGGTGAGGGATTGGATTGGTTATGTCCCACAAGACCATGTACTGTTCTCACGGTCGGTGAGAGACAACATTTTGTTTGGCAGACCAGAGGCATCGGAAGCAGATATAGCAGAAACGATTCGTCTGTCCTATTTCAAGAAAGACCTTGAAATGTTACCGGACGGATTGGATACGCTTGTTGGTGAAAAAGGTGTTGCTTTGTCTGGTGGGCAGAAGCAAAGGATCTCAATTGCACGAGCACTCGTGAAAAATCCGGAAATTCTTATTTTGGATGACTCACTATCTGCTGTCGATGCTAAAACCGAAGCGAAAATTATTGAGAATATCCAAGCAGAACGTTCCGGTAAAACGACAATTATTACGACGCATCGCTTATCAGCTATCCAGCATGCTAACTGGATTATCGTCCTTGATGATGGTCGTGTGATTGAAGAAGGAACACATGAAGAACTGCTAGGAATGAACGGCTGGTACAAAGAGCAATTCGACCGCCAGCAGATTGGGGAGGTTGAATAA
- a CDS encoding ABC transporter ATP-binding protein, with product MGTGKRLFHYALDYKKLLITGLIFLAVAVGADLMGPMIAKKIIDDYIAGAVGGGIDFEPIIKLLAVFFGLAVVTAIFRYFQYLLLQNAANRIIQKMRNDLYEHIQTLPIRYFDNLPAGKVVARITNDTEAIRNLYVTVVSQFAISGMYITGIFIALFYLDPKMGAIMLFVLPILYIWMKMYRNFASKVNHIIRGKVSDMNAMINESINGMTIIQAFRREKQMEEEFGELNDEHYNYQNKLLKVEAATSHNLVDIIRSLAFVFLIWYFGGASLTTESVISAGMLYAFVDYITRLFNPVTGIVNQFARLEHSLVAAERVFKLLDREGEPVSDDKIARYRGNVRFENVWFAYKEEEYVLKDLSFEAKQGETVALVGHTGSGKSSIMNLLFRFYDASKGKITIDGMDIGDMPRQTVRDHMGIVLQDPYLFSGTVESNVSLGDARITREKVQQSLEAVGGERVLKHLPGGIDEPVVEKGSTLSSGQRQLISFARALAFDPAILILDEATSNIDTETEEIIQHAMDVLKKGRTTFIIAHRLSTIKNADRILVLDRGEIVESGSHDELLLLGGQYAQMYKLQAGTSGNPKVG from the coding sequence ATGGGTACTGGTAAACGCTTATTTCACTATGCGCTTGATTATAAAAAATTGTTGATTACGGGTCTGATATTTCTTGCCGTTGCAGTAGGTGCGGATTTGATGGGTCCGATGATTGCCAAGAAAATTATTGATGACTATATCGCGGGTGCTGTAGGTGGCGGTATCGATTTTGAGCCGATCATCAAACTGCTTGCTGTCTTTTTCGGGCTAGCGGTTGTCACCGCGATCTTTAGATATTTCCAATATTTATTGCTCCAAAACGCTGCGAACCGTATTATTCAGAAAATGCGTAATGATTTGTACGAACATATCCAAACATTGCCGATTCGTTATTTTGATAATTTGCCGGCTGGGAAAGTCGTGGCGAGAATTACGAATGATACGGAAGCAATTCGGAATTTGTATGTAACAGTCGTTTCACAGTTTGCCATTAGTGGGATGTATATTACGGGAATCTTTATCGCCTTGTTTTATTTAGACCCTAAAATGGGTGCGATTATGCTGTTTGTCCTGCCGATTTTGTATATTTGGATGAAGATGTACAGAAATTTTGCTTCTAAAGTGAATCATATCATTCGCGGTAAAGTGAGTGATATGAATGCGATGATTAATGAATCGATTAATGGGATGACGATTATTCAGGCGTTTCGTCGTGAAAAGCAGATGGAAGAGGAATTTGGCGAGCTGAATGATGAACATTACAACTATCAAAATAAGTTGTTAAAAGTGGAGGCGGCAACGTCACATAACTTGGTCGATATTATCCGGTCGTTGGCGTTTGTATTCCTCATCTGGTATTTCGGCGGCGCCTCACTGACTACTGAAAGTGTTATTTCAGCCGGGATGCTCTATGCATTCGTGGATTATATTACACGGTTGTTTAACCCTGTAACTGGGATTGTCAATCAGTTTGCACGACTCGAGCATTCACTTGTAGCAGCGGAGCGTGTTTTCAAGTTGTTGGACCGTGAAGGAGAGCCGGTAAGCGATGATAAAATCGCCCGCTACCGTGGAAATGTCCGCTTTGAAAACGTGTGGTTTGCTTATAAGGAAGAAGAGTATGTGCTGAAGGATCTGTCTTTCGAAGCAAAACAAGGGGAAACCGTTGCGCTCGTCGGTCATACGGGATCAGGGAAAAGTTCGATTATGAATTTACTGTTTCGTTTCTATGATGCATCGAAAGGTAAGATAACGATTGATGGCATGGACATTGGCGATATGCCTCGTCAGACGGTTCGTGATCATATGGGGATTGTTTTGCAAGATCCGTATTTGTTCAGTGGTACGGTGGAGTCGAATGTCAGCTTAGGAGATGCGCGTATTACACGTGAAAAAGTGCAGCAATCGCTTGAAGCGGTTGGTGGAGAACGCGTGTTGAAACATTTACCTGGCGGCATAGACGAGCCGGTTGTCGAGAAGGGAAGTACGCTGTCATCTGGGCAGCGCCAGCTAATTTCATTCGCACGGGCGTTGGCGTTTGATCCAGCGATTTTGATTTTGGATGAAGCAACGTCTAACATCGACACAGAGACGGAAGAAATTATTCAGCACGCAATGGATGTGCTGAAAAAAGGGCGGACGACATTCATCATTGCCCATCGACTTTCGACGATTAAAAATGCGGATCGGATTTTAGTATTGGACCGCGGGGAAATTGTGGAAAGTGGTTCACATGATGAGCTGCTGTTGCTTGGCGGGCAGTATGCACAAATGTATAAATTGCAGGCGGGAACTTCGGGGAATCCGAAGGTGGGGTAA
- a CDS encoding response regulator transcription factor codes for MQIVIVDNHPLVRKGLAYLLSLDTTMNFLGEAANNREALALFHKTKPNLAIVDLHLGNESGLDLILEAKQQGITCKFVVLTSSTKEIDFKRAQEIDVDGYVLKEALPEELIHALRMIGRGRKYYDPGVLDLVMMSKENLFQKDCHVNQLTPKEKEVLLELGMGLSNKEISKALYISEYTVKKHVSQVLAKLELADRTHAALYANAKGLVTYHVN; via the coding sequence ATGCAAATTGTTATTGTGGACAATCATCCATTAGTTAGAAAAGGACTAGCCTATCTACTTTCTTTAGATACAACTATGAATTTTTTAGGAGAAGCCGCGAATAATAGGGAGGCACTAGCTCTATTCCACAAAACCAAACCTAATTTAGCGATTGTAGATCTCCACCTAGGAAATGAATCGGGTTTGGACTTAATACTTGAAGCAAAACAACAAGGAATAACTTGTAAATTCGTCGTGTTAACTTCCTCCACAAAAGAGATTGACTTTAAACGAGCACAAGAAATCGATGTCGATGGCTATGTATTAAAAGAGGCATTACCGGAAGAGCTGATACACGCCTTACGAATGATTGGCAGGGGCAGAAAATATTATGATCCCGGGGTACTTGATTTGGTAATGATGTCGAAAGAAAACCTTTTTCAAAAGGATTGTCATGTCAATCAATTAACCCCAAAAGAAAAAGAAGTATTACTTGAACTCGGCATGGGACTTTCCAATAAAGAAATTTCAAAGGCTCTATATATTTCTGAGTACACTGTAAAAAAACATGTGAGTCAAGTACTCGCAAAGCTCGAACTAGCCGACAGGACACACGCAGCATTGTATGCGAATGCTAAAGGCTTAGTAACTTATCATGTTAATTGA